One Flavobacteriales bacterium genomic window, GAAAAATATCCGGAGGCCGTAAAAGAATACGACCTGGCAGCGAAATACAATCCCAATCTGGCCTTTGTATTGAACAATCTGGGTACGGCAAAAAAGAAAATGAAAGATTATGCCGGAGCATTGGCTGCTTATAACCGCGCCCTGAGCATCGATCCTAAATTTTTCCTGGCTTACCTCAATCGCGGAGCATTGAATTTTGAACAAGGCAAATACGATGAAGCCATTACCGATTTTAATAAATGCATCGAAGCGAATCCGAATTATGCACCTGCATACAACAACCGTGGCAGTGCAAAAATGAAAAAAGAAGATTACCGCGGCGCATTGGCCGATTTCGATAAAGCTATTTCACTGGACGCTACGTACGCAAGTGCTTATGTAAACCGCGGAACGGCAAAAGAAATGAACCGTGATGCATCCGGTGCTTGTGCCGACTGGAAAAAGGCGCGCGAACTCGGTGCCGATTTAGGAAAGAAATATTATGTAAACGACTGTAACGAATAAGGACCATGAAAACTATCTATACATCCATTTTCAGTCTGTTCTTTTTTGCAGCCCTTTCCTTAAAGGCGCAAAACGTAGAATTTAAAAGTGCAAACTTCAAGGATAAAAAAGAAGAATTTAAAGCTGCCGTCGATAACATCGATAAGGGAGATGATTTTTTGAAAAAAGGAAATGAACTTGTGCTGAACACCCAGGATCCGGGTGATAATTTTTTAATGGCTATTTTCCATTATTCAAAAGCACAAGCCTTTAATCCGAACAATGCGGAACTCAATTTTAAATTGGGTATGGCTTATTTCTACACCAATATGAAATATAAAAGCAAGGACCACATCCTGAAGGCCGTTCAACTGGATCCGGAAGTGGATAAGCGCAAAGATTTCTTTTTAGGTGTGGTGAATCTGATGGAAATGAAATTTGATGATGCCACAAAATATTTCAAATCATTTGAAGATAGCCGCAAAGCGGAGGATTACATCAAGTTCATTGCAAAATACCTCGAAGAATGCAAAAGCGGAAAAGTACTGGTAGCAAAACCGGAACGTGTTTGGGTGGATAACATCGCGGAATTAAATTCCGAGTACGATGACTATTCGCCTTCGATTACCATGGACGGATCTACCATCATTTTCACTTCCAGAAGACCGAATGGTCACACCGCCTTACCTCATGGCGGATACGATTCCGACATTTATACAGCAGAATTCTCCGGAGGAAAATGGTCAGCTCCGAAATCCATCGGATCGCAAATCAACACGGATAAAGATGAAACATCGAGTATGTTGGCGTATAATGGAACTAAATTACTGCTGTTCCGCAACGAAAACGGCAATTTCGATATCATGGAATCCGAATTAAGAGGAGCTGCATGGTCGGCCGCCGTTTCATTTGCACGCGCCATCAATACCGTTGCCAATCAAACCTTTTCTTCGTACGATTTCGATGATGTAAAACTGTATTACCTCTCCGATAAAGAAGGTGGTATTTCAAATTCCGGTACAGATATTTATTTCTCCGGAGTAATGGATCGTGCTAAACGTATTTACGGAAATGGTATGAGCGTTGGATCGGTGATTAATACCCGTTTTAATGAGGGACCACTCTACATGCACCCCGATGGTGAAACGATGTACTTCGCTTCGCAGGGACATAACTCCATGGGTGGATACGATATTTTTGTGTCGTATAAAAAACAAGGACAATGGACCGCTCCCATCAATATGGGTTACCCAATCAATACTCCTTACGATGATTTTATCTGTGCAATGGCAGCCAATGGAAAACACATGTACATGGCTTCCAATCGCCCGGGCGGAAAAGGAGGATTGGATCTGTACAAGGTTACCTTCTGGGGACCCGAAAAGAAGTTGATTGTGGATAATCAGGATTATCTGTTATCATCAGTGGCTAGTCCGATTCAGGATAACGTTATTGAAGCTTCTGTTCAGGTACAAAAGAAAAGCTTAACCGTATTTAAAGGAAGAACCATCGATGCCATCACCAAAAAACCGGTGGAAGCAGATATCGATATCGTTGATAACGGTACAGGTCAGGTAATCTCCACCTTTAAAACCAACAGCGCAACCGGTAAATTCCTGTTATCACTGAACAGTGGTAAAAACTATGGTATTGCAGTTAAAGCCAACGGATACCTGTTCCATTCAGAAAATTTCGATATTCCATTGTATACCGATTACAATCTAGTGGATAAAGAAATTGAACTGAAAAACATTGCAGTAGGAAGTAAGATTGCATTACGCAATATCTTCTTTGCAACGGGACTCGCTACGCTAACGAAAGAATCGAATGCTGAGCTCGATCGTTTGGTGAAATTGTTGAAGGATGTTCCCAAACTGAAAATTGAAATTTCGGGTCACACCGATAACGTAGGTTCAGAAAGCATGAACCAAAAATTATCTGAAGACCGTGCTAAATCCGTTGTCGATTACCTGGTTTCTAAAGGAATCGATAAAGGAAGACTCACTGCCAAGGGTTACGGATCTACACGACCTGTAGCCACCAACAATTCGGCAGAAGGTCGACAGCAAAATCGAAGAACCGAATTCGAGATACTTGCAAACTAATGTATCTTTAGGGTCCCGAAACATCGGGACCCTTTTTTTTATGTCATTACGCACGCATATTTCAGATTTGGCTGCTAAAGGATATACGCGGCAGGAAATCTACGACAGTATTTTACCGCAGATTTCCAATTACAACATTAAGGAACCGAAAAAACTGGCGAATAAAATTCTTTATTTCCCTACTCGTACGGTATGGAAAAAATCTAAGCGCGCTTATCAGTTTTTAATTGCATTAATTGCTTTATCTGCCATTTTACAATTGGTAGCAGGTATTCAGTTTTCGCAGGAAAATAATGTCAACATTGCTTTTTCACTGGTCTTCCCCTTATTCAATTTTATTTTTCTTTTTTTTCTCATCACCAAACGACTCAACGTACTTCGTCCGATTGCCATCTTAACGCTGATCGGATATGTCCGCGGATTTAAAGACATGTCCTTCGCTTCCGACCTCGATATGTATGTGTTCGGGGTGGTGTCGCTGATCATTATTTCCATTGTATCGGTGGCTTTTTATCTGAGTGCACGAATGCATGCGCCATTTGAAGAAAAGAAAGTAAAAAATGAGGAGGGAAAAATAGAAACCAAAATCGTTTTTCCCGATGAAGAAAAATCGACCGATGAAGAAATTCTTATTTAGTAGTTTCCTGATTTGCTCTTCCGTTTTCCTATGGGCGCAGGAAGGCGAACGGATTGTAGCCGAAGAAGAAAAATCGCAGTCGGCAACGGAAGCGTTCGATTGGTTGAGTTTTTTTCAATTGTCCTTAATTCTCGCCGCTCTGCTCATAGGCTATTTTTTTCGCCGGCGTAAAAACAACGATTACGAATAAATTTTTAAGATAACATGAAAACAATTTTAGTTACCGGCGCTACTTCCGGATTCGGTAAAGCCATTGCAGAGAAATTTGCTGCTGAAAAATGGAACATCATCATCACCGGTCGTCGCCAGGATCGTCTTCAGTCGCTGAAATCGGAATTAATTTCGAACTATGGCATAGAGGTTCTGGATCTCTGTTTCGATGTGCGCGATTTGAATCAGGTGGAAAAAAATCTGGGAGCACTGCCCGAAAAATTTGCAAAGGTGGATGTGCTGGTGAATAATGCGGGACTCGCACTCGGTTTAAATACCATCGATGAAGGAAATATTTCCGATTGGGAACAAATGATCGATACCAATATCAAAGGTCTTTTATATGTAACCCGCGTTATTTCTCCGGGCATGAAGGAGAGAAAATCCGGACACATCATCAATATTGGCTCTACAGCAGGTAAAGAAGCCTACAAGAATGGAAATGTATATTGCGCTACCAAACATGCCGTAGAAGCGATTACAAAGGGTTCCAGGATCGATTTGTTGCCGTTTAATATTAAGGTGACCAGTGTTTGTCCGGGTATGGCGGAAACTGAATTTTCTGAAGTGCGTTTTAAAGGCGATGCAACGCGTGCGCATTCCGTGTACGAGGGATTTGAACCTTTGCATCCGGAAGACATTGCAGAGGTGGTCTATTTTGCAGCAACGCGTCCGGCCCATGTTTGTTTAAACGATATCATTCTTACCCCCACAGCACAAGCCAATTCTTTTTACGTGGAACGCAATAATTCATAAGCTATGAAAGGATTGAATACCTCATTGCTGATGGTCCTCCTTTTTTCTGCCTCCTGTGCACATAAAATGGATGAAGCAGATCTGATCATTCACAATGCGCAGATTTATACTATGGACGATAACAACACCGTGGTTGAAGCAATGGCGGTGAAGGATGGAAAAATTCTTGAATTGGGAGCGGAGCGGCAAATCATGAATAAATATTATGCCGATGAAGTGGTCGACCTGATGAAGCGTCCCGTTTACCCTGGATTTATCGATGCGCATGGTCACATTCTCAGCTACGGCAAAATGTTAATGCAGGCGGATTTGTCGGGATGTAAATCGTTTGATGAGGTGATCGATCGCGTTAAAAAATATGCCGACAAAGAACATCCGAAAGTCATTTTCGGTAGGGGATGGGATCAAACCGAATGGGAAAACCCGGAATTCCCCACGCGTGAAAAACTGGATGAACTATTTCCGAATACACCCGTGGTGTTGTATCGGATCGACGGACATGCTGCATTGGTGAATTTTAAAGCTTTGGATTTAGCCGGAGTCAATGAAAATTCT contains:
- a CDS encoding OmpA family protein — encoded protein: MKTIYTSIFSLFFFAALSLKAQNVEFKSANFKDKKEEFKAAVDNIDKGDDFLKKGNELVLNTQDPGDNFLMAIFHYSKAQAFNPNNAELNFKLGMAYFYTNMKYKSKDHILKAVQLDPEVDKRKDFFLGVVNLMEMKFDDATKYFKSFEDSRKAEDYIKFIAKYLEECKSGKVLVAKPERVWVDNIAELNSEYDDYSPSITMDGSTIIFTSRRPNGHTALPHGGYDSDIYTAEFSGGKWSAPKSIGSQINTDKDETSSMLAYNGTKLLLFRNENGNFDIMESELRGAAWSAAVSFARAINTVANQTFSSYDFDDVKLYYLSDKEGGISNSGTDIYFSGVMDRAKRIYGNGMSVGSVINTRFNEGPLYMHPDGETMYFASQGHNSMGGYDIFVSYKKQGQWTAPINMGYPINTPYDDFICAMAANGKHMYMASNRPGGKGGLDLYKVTFWGPEKKLIVDNQDYLLSSVASPIQDNVIEASVQVQKKSLTVFKGRTIDAITKKPVEADIDIVDNGTGQVISTFKTNSATGKFLLSLNSGKNYGIAVKANGYLFHSENFDIPLYTDYNLVDKEIELKNIAVGSKIALRNIFFATGLATLTKESNAELDRLVKLLKDVPKLKIEISGHTDNVGSESMNQKLSEDRAKSVVDYLVSKGIDKGRLTAKGYGSTRPVATNNSAEGRQQNRRTEFEILAN
- a CDS encoding SDR family oxidoreductase — encoded protein: MKTILVTGATSGFGKAIAEKFAAEKWNIIITGRRQDRLQSLKSELISNYGIEVLDLCFDVRDLNQVEKNLGALPEKFAKVDVLVNNAGLALGLNTIDEGNISDWEQMIDTNIKGLLYVTRVISPGMKERKSGHIINIGSTAGKEAYKNGNVYCATKHAVEAITKGSRIDLLPFNIKVTSVCPGMAETEFSEVRFKGDATRAHSVYEGFEPLHPEDIAEVVYFAATRPAHVCLNDIILTPTAQANSFYVERNNS